Within Thermococcus indicus, the genomic segment CCGTTGGCGAGGTGATAAGATGGCACCTAGGATAGCCGTGGGACAAGTGGTTAAAAGGAAGGCAGTCATCGTCAAGCCGGACGACACCGTCCACAGGGTCGCCAAGATTCTCTCGAAGAACAAGGTAGGGAGTGCCGTCGTGGTTAAAGACGACGAGATCGTTGGAATAATAACCGACCGCGATATACTCGACAAGGTCGTCGCGAAGGGAAGGGACCCCAAGACGGTCAAGGTCAAGGAAGTCATGACGGAGAACCCGATAACCATCGAGGACGACTACGAGGTCCAGGACGCGATCGACAAGATGATGGACAAGGGCATCAGAAGGCTCCTCGTTACCCGGCTCGGAAGGCCGATAGGCTTCGTCACCGCGGCAGACCTTCTCGCTGCGCTCAACACGTACAACAGTGAGAGTGAAGAGGAGACCAGCGAGGAGACCGAGGTCTACGGCATCTGCGAGCTCTGCGGTCAGTACGGCCCGCTCTACAAGGTCTACATCGAGGGCGGCGAGAAGTGGATATGCGAGAGCTGCAAGGACAGCCTCAATCTCTGACCCCCTTCAGTTCTTTCATAACTTCGTCCATTACCTCAGCGAAGGCTCTGTTTCTGTTCTCGACGCTCAGCGTGTAGAGCTTTCCAAGGGGGCGGAACTTATCGGCCATCTTTCTGTGGACGACGGCCAGGAGAGGCTTCTCAGATTTCAAAACCTCGCCAACAACGCGGATGAACTCGTCGCTCTTGTACTCCATCGGACCGATTTCGTCTATGACTATCAGGTCGGCCTCAACCAGGGCGCGTTTTATCGCCGAAACGCCGACGCGGTTTATTTCGTCAACGTGGACGACGTACTTCCCGAAAGGAACGCCCGGGAGGTGCGAGGTCCCCCTAAGGCTGGCCAGAGTTCCTTCTTCGCCGGTGTCGAGGGCCGTAATCCTGAATCCCACGCGCCTTCCTCCCCTCCGCACTTCCCTCGTTATCATTCCGCCGACGAGGTAGCCCCAGCGGTCGGCCTCCCTAGCAACCCTCTCCACCAGCGTTGTCTTTCCGACTCCCGCCGGACCGGTAACGAATATCCTCAGCGTCATTCCAATCACCGAAGGAGATTTAAGCTCCTCCCTTAAACCCTTTGGGGTGGTGGTAAATGGAGATAAGGTACAGACCGGAGGAACTAACGAGGCTCCCGAGGAGCGTGGAATACGAAAAAGGAAAAGTCATCATGATCGACCAGACCCTTCTCCCGGGGGAGTTCAAGACGATTGAGCTGAGAACCGTTGATGAAGTCGCCGAAGCGATAATCACGATGAAGGTTCGCGGTGCCCCGGCGATAGGTGCAGCTGCTGCTTTTGGCCTGGCCCTCTACGCGGACACGGCGAAGGCTAAAACCAAGGACGAGTTCATGGACGGCTTTTACAGTGCATACGACAGGCTGAAGAACACCCGGCCAACCGCCGTGAACCTCTTCTGGGCG encodes:
- a CDS encoding CBS domain-containing protein, with protein sequence MAPRIAVGQVVKRKAVIVKPDDTVHRVAKILSKNKVGSAVVVKDDEIVGIITDRDILDKVVAKGRDPKTVKVKEVMTENPITIEDDYEVQDAIDKMMDKGIRRLLVTRLGRPIGFVTAADLLAALNTYNSESEEETSEETEVYGICELCGQYGPLYKVYIEGGEKWICESCKDSLNL
- a CDS encoding NTPase translates to MTLRIFVTGPAGVGKTTLVERVAREADRWGYLVGGMITREVRRGGRRVGFRITALDTGEEGTLASLRGTSHLPGVPFGKYVVHVDEINRVGVSAIKRALVEADLIVIDEIGPMEYKSDEFIRVVGEVLKSEKPLLAVVHRKMADKFRPLGKLYTLSVENRNRAFAEVMDEVMKELKGVRD